DNA sequence from the Vibrio ishigakensis genome:
GATATCAACCACATGATTTTGAACAAATCACGCGTTCAAAACGGTGTAGATTCAGCGGCATTGTCTGCTTCTCTTGCGCTTGAGAATGGCGCTTCTGTATCACAAGCAGCCACAGCAGCTATTGATACCATTAAAGCGATGGCATCAGCCGCCGGTAACGATGAACTGGACTTAAATGTAGTTGGCGTCCAAGCAAATTCAGCAGCGACAAAAGAGTTCACTTTCCAATCAAGCGATGGCACATCCGTTATTGTGCAGTTCAGTAACAATCCTATTACCTTTCCTGCTGCTAGTGCACTTAGCACCTCTTTGGACATCTATACCCGTGTTGCAGTAGAGGGACACGGTTTGCAAAGTTTTCTTATTCAAGTATTCGGTTTAAGTAAATCAGTTAAAGCCAGTGCTGTAGCAGGCCGCAGTTCAGGCATTCAAAACAGTTCAAACATCGCTCCCGTCGGAATTTGTGAACAGGGGTCAACAACCTTCGGTTATGACGTCGGCACAGAATATCAGTTAGCCGGTAAAACAGAGGGTAACAGTGGTGGTACAGGTGAATGTAAGAACAAAAACAAATGCGAGCCAGAAGCACCAAACTCAGGTGATATTGGTTCAGGTAACTACAACTATTTAAGATTAGATGGCTACGGTAATGGTGCTGATGGTCTTGGTGACGCGATAGGTGGTAAAGCACCTGGCGAATTTTCCGATGGAGAAACAGGCGTTTATTTCATCGACGGTACAGTAGACACAAAACCGGGAGTGAACAACGGTCCTGTCACCGGTTTTAACTCAAGATGGAATGTGGAAGACGGGTTCCCCGATCCTGATACAGACACAACCTCTAAAACTTATGCGGAATATATCAATGCTGGAAACGGCAATGGTCGCAGAACCTTCGTTGTACCGGTGGTGGACTGCTCGGAGGGTACAAACGGTGCAAAACCTATCACTATCAAAGGCTTTGCTTGTTTTTTCTTAACTCAGCAATATGACAAACAAGAAAAAGTAATCTGGGGTGAGTTCTACACCAGCGGATGTACTGTACCTAGTGGTGGTGGCGGTCTAAACCCTACCGCAACGGGCCCCTACAAAATCCAACTCTACAGAGACTTAGCAACAGGAGCTTCGTAACATGGACAGTTCGAACTCAAAAGAAAGAGGCGTAGCAGCAGTTGAAATGCTGCTGGTACTACCGGTGCTATTAATTCTATTAGTCGGCATCGTTGAAATCAGTAGAATATTTATCCAATACACAACGTTAAACAAGGCAGTGCAAGCAGGCGCTAGGTACGCTTTGGTTGACATTTATGGCTCACAACCAGATGGCGCCCTTGCACCAGATTCTCAAATCAAAAACGTAGTGGTTTACGGTATGAGGTCTTCCGGCACTGAATCACAAAAGGTTCTTTCCGGAATATCCACTAGTGACGTTTCTGTTGATTCTTCTGACGCAGAGCATGTTACCGTTTCTGCAGTTTATTCTTATGTACCTATCTTTTCTAAGATTCCTTTTACTAACACCTCACTTTCCATGGACTTGACTGCGTCCGCGTCGATGCGTAGGACGGGCACATGACATTCATTAAAAAACGAAAAGAAGGTGGTCTAGCGATAATCGAGTTCACGATCGTGAGTACGGTGCTACTGTTGCTCCTATTCGGGATAATAGAAATAGGGAGATTCCTTTTCTCTCTACAAATGCTCAATGAGATAACGCGCAAAGCGGCAAGGCTGGCTACTGTCTGTTTCATCGTTGATGACAGTACACTCAACACCACAGATTTCGGTTCTACTTACAACTCGCCCATTGATCTGACTACCCTAACCTTGGACATTGATTACCTTGATGAAGCTGGCGGTTCGGTTTCTAGCCCAACTACCGAGTCTGGATTCGGAACTATTCGGTATGTAAGAGCTAGGATCTCGGGTTTCAGTTATTCATTTTCAGTGCTAGCAGGTTTATTCGGGACGCTCACTAATATTGACGCCTTTGAAACAACCCTACCTTCGGAAAGCTTGGGAGTGTACCGGCCCTATGTGAATGATTCAGGTACGCTATTAGATCCCCCTCCAAACGCAGTGTGCCAAACTTCGTCCACTCCATAACCAACAAAGAGCAACATGTGTTGCTCTTTTTTCATCTTAAGCGCTCGAATCGGTTAGGTTCCGTTAACTCTAATGATAACGATTTAGGTCTAATTCACACACAGTCCTGTCATTGCGAACCATATACATCTGACAGCCTTTGCGCTTAGTACCCTCGTAAAGGCTAATAGACATAAACCAGTTGCTCGAGTCGTCCCCTACTACAACTGAATTGCCCTCTAGCTGGGCGTAAGTGATCATAAGTTCTATACCGAAGAGATGCTTGGTGATTTGCATGGCAGTTTCAGATACCTGCCAATCGATTTGGTGCTCGTCCGACACTTGTTCTTCCTTAACAAGATCATGAAGGAACACCATTTTTTCAAATAGGCTTCCCATAGCGATGAACCATCCTTGTTCAGTGCATAGGGTAAGTATATGCGCTAGTGCGCATAATTATCCATAAACCACGTGAATATTTGATGCAAATGGCAAACTGACACTTAGTTCACGTTAATTACACGCGCTTACACTATGACCTTTATCAATTCTTTAACCCCAAAGCTGAGATACTATCTCGGGTAAAACTACAAATACCATTCTCTTTTGGAAGCACACAAATGCCTGAATTAACCACACACCAACTGCTCTCGGCGGTAAGCAAAGTGGAAAAGGTAAACCACATTAAGCTCGACAAGCTGACACAGATAATCTCTGATAACCCTCAGCAAGCGCTGGATACATTCACCGCACTTGTCGGTCTGGAGTCGATGGACGATAGATTCAAATACATCGTCAACTCTCAACCTCACTTACAAAGTGAGATGCCTCACCTACTTGAGACATCTGTACTCCTCGGCTAATTAAAAAAGTCCGCTAAGCGGACTTTTTCGTTTCTGGTTGTTTTCAGATTGTATATCAATCATCAAATAGCAGATTCACCGCAATCCCCAGCATTACTAGGCCTGCAATCGGTGCTATCACACCAAATGGCGAACGCTCGATATATGCTAGGTTTTCCGAAATCAACAAACCCCACTCCGGTTCTGGCGGCTTAACCCCAAGACCGATAAAGCTCAGAGAAGTCAAACTCAAGGTAATCACTGGCAGTTTTAACAGCGCATGACGTAGAAGCGGTGGCAAGACGTAGGGCAACAGATAGTAGCGATACATATTCCACGACTTCACGCCCCAGGTTGGAGCCAGATGCGTGTATGGCTGTGCCCTCGCCTCCAAAAGCAGGCTCGCACAGTGAGCGGCTAATGGAGCCCAAGAAGTCAGCACGATTGCAATCAAAGCGCTGTTAGGATTCATACCCGTCAAACCTGCTACCAAAAGGCCAGCGATGATATAAGGCACACCCTTAGTGATCTCGATAAGCCCCTGACTGTAACGAGTACAGAAACCTAGAATAACACCCACCACCAGACTCAAGAAGGTAGCCATAATGCCGCCCTTCAATGTGGTCAGCATACCCGCACCTACACGAGCAAAGAGGTCACGACCAATAGCATCTGAACCAAGTGGCGCTTCTAGACTCGGAGCAATCAAGCGACCAAACTGCGTTGTATAAGGGTCACGTAGCATTGCCCAAACGGTAAAGATGATCAAAAAAGCAAAGATGCCAATAGCGCTGTACAGTTTCGCTCTGCTTTTGGTAAAGCTGAACGATGAGTGACTACTGATAAGCTTGCCGCTACTTAGCATCTGGCCAAGCATCACCTTTTGAATAAGGATACTGGTGCTACTAATGAAGATAGAGAACCCCAACAATACCAGCAGGCCACCTTGTAAGATTGGTAGGTCTTGAGACTTAGCCGCACCCAGAATCATGCGCCCGATCCCTGGGATAGAAAAGATCAGCTCTACCGCAACCGCGCCACCGGTTAAGCCGATCATGATCATGGCGACTTGAGGGATGAGGTTACTGATTGCGCGCTTAAAGGCAAAACGGGTTATCTGAAAATAAGAAATATTGGCACTGAGCCAAGTCACCACCCAAGGTTCATTAAGAACGCGGCGCAAGCTATCGTTTAGCAATCGGCTAAGCAAACCTGTAGCCGGAATAGCAAGGGCGATACTTGGTAACCATAGGTCTTGCCAACCTTGCCAGCCGTATGGTGGTAACCACTCAAGCCAGATAGCAAATACCAGTATCAAGATCGAGGCTATCACGTACTCGGGCAATGCAACCAACACCGAGCTCAGGCTATTGTGCTGCATTGAAAGACGGCCTCTCTTCCAGTTCCATACCGTGTAGTAGAAACTTACCGTGGTAAACAGAACCGTTAGCACGATTGCACTGCTCATCAACAACAAAGACGTTGATGCAGTAGCACGAATGCCCTCTGCTACTGAGGTTCCATCAACCCAGGATGTGCCAAGGTCACCTTGCATTGCTGACGCTAACCAGTCCCACAGTCTCTCCCCTGTCGAACGGTCTAGTTGCAGTTCGTCTCGTACAGCTTGCAATGCTTCTGCCGTCATCAACTGTTGTTGACCAGAGCGAGCGCGCAATATGGTTTGTGTTGGATCAATACCAGCTAGATCTGGCATCAGACCTACTAATACAGCAACCACAAACAGGAAGAATATGCGCGAGATCCAAGGCATGAGCGAATCAAAACTCATACGCGAATTTGCAGCAGACATATAGCGTAGTTAACCTCAGCTTTGAGAAATAAAGTGAAATGAATCAGAAGTTTATAAACAAACTGCCAGATCAGCTAACGCCTCTCTGGCAGATAAACATATCAAGCTTAACAAGATGAGCTAGGAAACCTATTCCTAACTCTTCCATTTGTTTTTACTTAACCGCTGTTTGCTGGTCTACAAGACGACGCTCGCGTGGATCACGTTGTGCGTTCTCAACACGTAGACTCTCACCTTGGATTACACGCTCGTGCAATAGTGGGATTGCCGCGTAGTCATCTAGAATCGCTTTTTCAGCTTCGATGATTGCTTTCTGACGTGGCTCACCTAGTTGCTGGAGATCCGCGTGCTCTAGTGCTTTGTCTACAGACTCAGAGCAGAACTGACCTAGGTTAAAAGAACCCTTACAGCTAAAGTCACTTTGCATGTAAGCAACTGGGTCACCTGAATCTAGTACAGTTGCGCGAGACAGAATAAATGCATCGAACTTACCCGCTAGTGCATCGTTTTCGATCTGAGCATATTCACGGATGTCTAGCTCTACCTTAAAGCCAGCGGCTTCTAGCTGCTGCTTAAGAAGTGCTGCTACTTCTGGAAGTTCTGCACGGTCGGTAAAGGTACCAATAGTGATGGTTTCACCGTTCGCTTTTAGACTTGGATCAACCGGTGCAGCTTCACCACGGATAGGCGCAGCCCATGCTAGAGCTGGACCAAGTAGACCTTGTGCTTTGTCAGCGTGGCCTTCATAAACCATCTCGATGATCTGGTCACGATCAACCGCACTTGCCGCTACTTTACGAAGCTCAATGTTCTTAAATACCGGTGATTCACTGTTTAGATAAATAGTGTTTGTGCGTGGCATAGCGACTTCATGAAGAAGCTCAGAGTCTATGTTAGCTAGCTGAGAAACTGGTACAGCTTCAACGATGTCTGCTTTACCTGTACGAAGTGCGGCTGCACGTGCAAAACCATCTGGAACATATTCAGCTACAACTTTTTCAATCTTAGCCTTTTCACCCCAGTAATCATCAAAACGCTCTAGGTTTGCGCTAGTTGTGCCATTTATTTGAGTAAGAACGAATGGGCCTGTACCACGGCGCGTAGGAACTACACGACCATTATCTTGATAAGCCTCTGAAGAAAGAATCGCTAGTTGCGGGCTAGACAGGCGGCTTGGTAGCAATGGATCGTTAAAGGTTGTCTTGATTTGAACCTTGTTACCATCAACTTTGCTTACTTCCCAAGTAATGCCATCAAGGATACGAGGCTTAGGCGCAGCTTTTAGAGCGTGCTCTAGAGAGTTCACCACAGAATCAGCTGTGAGGGTCTCACCATCATGAAACTTCACGCCTTCACGAATAACGAACTGCCAAGTTAGGTCATCAACCTGCTCCCAACTCGTTGACAACATAGGTTCAGCTACCGATTGGTCGCTAAGGTTAACTAGCGTCTCAGCAGTGCTCCAACGAGATAGCTTAAACGCATCATCAGAAAGCGGAGATAGGCCAGTACGTGGCGGTTGCATCATAGCAACATGGATTTCAGTCGTTTGTGCTTCAGTAGCCGCTGCAGTCTCTTTTTCAGAGCCAGAATCGAAACAACCAGAAAGTGGAAGGATCAAAGCGATGGTTGCTGCGACTTTACTCATGTTAAAACGCATAGGAATTCTCTTTTAAGTGTTTGAATGTGTTGAATTTGAAAGTTGTTGTGCCTCAATCAGAGATTGAGTAGTAGCGTGCTGAGGGTTGCCCAATACCTTATCAAAGGTGCCATACTCGGCTAGGCGTCCCTTATCTAGCACTAGGACGTGGTCGCATAAGGTTTGCGCCGCGTCTAAATCGTGCGTAACCAAGATCAAACGCATACTGCGCTTGTCTTGAAGTTCTTCAAGTAGGTTTAGAACCTGCTTCCTGCTGATGGGATCAAGGCTACTGGTTGGTTCATCAGCAACAAGTACGCAAGGCTCAACCACTAACGCACGTGCAATCGCAACGCGCTGTGCTTGACCTGTAGAAAGTTGTTTTGGCTTGTAGTCAAGTAGCTTAAGGTCTAGACCTACAGCCTCCAAAGCTTCAGAGATACGTTTATCTTGATCCTCGTTTATACCCAAATTATTCATAGGCTCAACCAAGATCTGACGAACGGTGTAATAAGGATTCAGACTGGTATGTGGCTCTTGGGGAATAAGCTGAATATGCTTACACAGTTCCATCCTGTCTTTCACAGAAGAAGTAGACAGTGCCATTCCGCAGATATACACCTCTCCCAATGTTGGCTTTCTCAAGCCAAACAGAAGTTCAATCAAAGTAGATTTACCCGCACCTGATGGCCCCACAACTGCGAGATTTTCGGTGCCAATAGCTAGGTCTAAACCATGAAGTGCACGGAATGTTTCGCGCTTAGACCATCGCGATGCTGAGTAATGAACGCAAACACCCTCGAAGCGGATGTCGGCTGATAAGTCGTGTTGATGTGCCATGTTTTCTCTACCCGATCAGTTCACGAACTTGAGCGCAGAATCTATGCTCGCTCTCATGGATAGCTTGATGCGGCGTACCATAGGCAATCATCTCACCATCATCAATCACGACGAGCTTATCGCACGCCAGTGCCGCAGGCAGATCGTGCGTGATAAGTAGGCCACCAAGATTGCGCTCTTTAACACTGCTTCTAAACAAGCTGAGGATCTCGTTCTCTGTTACCGGGTCGAGAGCACTTGTGGGTTCATCGGCAATGATAAGTTGTGCAGTTCCAAGCAGAGCGATAGCAATACAGATACGCTGTCTTTGACCTCCAGAAAGTTGGCTTGGATAACAAGCGAGAGTTTTCT
Encoded proteins:
- a CDS encoding TadE/TadG family type IV pilus assembly protein, with protein sequence MTFIKKRKEGGLAIIEFTIVSTVLLLLLFGIIEIGRFLFSLQMLNEITRKAARLATVCFIVDDSTLNTTDFGSTYNSPIDLTTLTLDIDYLDEAGGSVSSPTTESGFGTIRYVRARISGFSYSFSVLAGLFGTLTNIDAFETTLPSESLGVYRPYVNDSGTLLDPPPNAVCQTSSTP
- a CDS encoding ABC transporter permease subunit, which encodes MSAANSRMSFDSLMPWISRIFFLFVVAVLVGLMPDLAGIDPTQTILRARSGQQQLMTAEALQAVRDELQLDRSTGERLWDWLASAMQGDLGTSWVDGTSVAEGIRATASTSLLLMSSAIVLTVLFTTVSFYYTVWNWKRGRLSMQHNSLSSVLVALPEYVIASILILVFAIWLEWLPPYGWQGWQDLWLPSIALAIPATGLLSRLLNDSLRRVLNEPWVVTWLSANISYFQITRFAFKRAISNLIPQVAMIMIGLTGGAVAVELIFSIPGIGRMILGAAKSQDLPILQGGLLVLLGFSIFISSTSILIQKVMLGQMLSSGKLISSHSSFSFTKSRAKLYSAIGIFAFLIIFTVWAMLRDPYTTQFGRLIAPSLEAPLGSDAIGRDLFARVGAGMLTTLKGGIMATFLSLVVGVILGFCTRYSQGLIEITKGVPYIIAGLLVAGLTGMNPNSALIAIVLTSWAPLAAHCASLLLEARAQPYTHLAPTWGVKSWNMYRYYLLPYVLPPLLRHALLKLPVITLSLTSLSFIGLGVKPPEPEWGLLISENLAYIERSPFGVIAPIAGLVMLGIAVNLLFDD
- a CDS encoding ABC transporter ATP-binding protein, translated to MAHQHDLSADIRFEGVCVHYSASRWSKRETFRALHGLDLAIGTENLAVVGPSGAGKSTLIELLFGLRKPTLGEVYICGMALSTSSVKDRMELCKHIQLIPQEPHTSLNPYYTVRQILVEPMNNLGINEDQDKRISEALEAVGLDLKLLDYKPKQLSTGQAQRVAIARALVVEPCVLVADEPTSSLDPISRKQVLNLLEELQDKRSMRLILVTHDLDAAQTLCDHVLVLDKGRLAEYGTFDKVLGNPQHATTQSLIEAQQLSNSTHSNT
- a CDS encoding ABC transporter substrate-binding protein, encoding MRFNMSKVAATIALILPLSGCFDSGSEKETAAATEAQTTEIHVAMMQPPRTGLSPLSDDAFKLSRWSTAETLVNLSDQSVAEPMLSTSWEQVDDLTWQFVIREGVKFHDGETLTADSVVNSLEHALKAAPKPRILDGITWEVSKVDGNKVQIKTTFNDPLLPSRLSSPQLAILSSEAYQDNGRVVPTRRGTGPFVLTQINGTTSANLERFDDYWGEKAKIEKVVAEYVPDGFARAAALRTGKADIVEAVPVSQLANIDSELLHEVAMPRTNTIYLNSESPVFKNIELRKVAASAVDRDQIIEMVYEGHADKAQGLLGPALAWAAPIRGEAAPVDPSLKANGETITIGTFTDRAELPEVAALLKQQLEAAGFKVELDIREYAQIENDALAGKFDAFILSRATVLDSGDPVAYMQSDFSCKGSFNLGQFCSESVDKALEHADLQQLGEPRQKAIIEAEKAILDDYAAIPLLHERVIQGESLRVENAQRDPRERRLVDQQTAVK
- a CDS encoding TadE/TadG family type IV pilus assembly protein, translated to MDSSNSKERGVAAVEMLLVLPVLLILLVGIVEISRIFIQYTTLNKAVQAGARYALVDIYGSQPDGALAPDSQIKNVVVYGMRSSGTESQKVLSGISTSDVSVDSSDAEHVTVSAVYSYVPIFSKIPFTNTSLSMDLTASASMRRTGT